A region of Nitrospinota bacterium DNA encodes the following proteins:
- the topA gene encoding type I DNA topoisomerase, with product MAKGLLVVESPAKAATLKRYLGKDFNVMASMGHIKNLPKSKLGVDIVNGYKPEFVTIKGKASVLKDLKSAAKSAEIIYLAPDPDREGEAIAAHLAEEISGKGKKIYRVLFNEITKKAVTEAIKNVGEINLNKVNAQMARRILDRLMGYKLSPLLWEKVRKGLSAGRVQSVAMRILVEREKEVRAFVPQEYWTIDGVVEGSSPPPFEVKLAQFKGEKIEIGSGEDAAKIGAAIRAAELVIKKIEKKERKRNPYAPFITSTLQQEASRKLRYNARRTMSVAQRLYEGLDVGEEGPVGLITYMRTDSTRVSAEAITDVRGFIEKEFGGQYMPASPNVYKTGKSAQDAHEAIRPTSVERTPEKMKKHLSKEDLAIYELIWKRFVASQMAQAVFDVTSVDITAGEYTMRATGSIMKFAGFLKVYEETKENADESADDSDKRLPADLAEGQRLKLAELKENQHFTQPPPRYTEASLIRELEERGIGRPSTYAGIVGVIQEREYCQAEDRKLIPSELGILVTDLLVENFPDIINVEFTAQMENELDQVEDGQKNWTLALDDFYKPFEADLNKAREQMRNVKAEAEVTEFVCDNCGKPMVIKFGRFGKFLACSGYPECKTTKKLDASGIPMEKKEAPPDEPTDLKCEKCGSPMVIKTGRFGRYMACSRYPECKTTKQIGIGIKCPKPDCGGELTRKRTKTGKTFYGCDNYPKCDFATWDEPVAEACPDCKHPFLVKKSLKSGVFLKCPNKECGYKKQLEEEPSR from the coding sequence ATGGCCAAGGGTCTTTTAGTGGTGGAGTCGCCGGCGAAGGCGGCCACGTTGAAGCGGTATCTGGGCAAGGATTTTAATGTGATGGCCTCCATGGGGCACATCAAAAATTTGCCCAAGTCCAAGCTGGGCGTGGACATTGTGAATGGTTACAAACCGGAGTTTGTCACCATCAAGGGCAAGGCCAGCGTCTTAAAAGACCTGAAAAGCGCCGCCAAAAGCGCCGAGATAATATACCTGGCGCCCGACCCGGACCGCGAAGGGGAGGCCATAGCCGCCCATCTGGCGGAGGAAATTTCCGGCAAAGGCAAAAAAATATACCGGGTGCTGTTCAACGAGATCACCAAGAAAGCCGTCACCGAAGCCATAAAGAACGTGGGCGAGATAAACCTGAACAAGGTGAACGCCCAGATGGCCCGCAGGATTCTGGACAGGCTCATGGGCTATAAACTTTCGCCGCTCCTTTGGGAGAAGGTTAGAAAGGGGCTTTCGGCGGGCAGGGTTCAGTCGGTGGCCATGAGGATATTGGTGGAGCGGGAAAAAGAGGTCCGCGCCTTCGTCCCGCAGGAGTACTGGACCATAGACGGAGTTGTGGAAGGCTCGTCCCCGCCGCCGTTCGAGGTTAAGCTGGCCCAGTTCAAGGGCGAAAAGATAGAAATTGGCTCCGGCGAGGACGCCGCTAAAATAGGCGCCGCCATCCGCGCCGCGGAGCTTGTAATAAAGAAGATAGAGAAGAAAGAGCGGAAGCGGAACCCTTACGCGCCGTTCATCACCTCCACACTCCAGCAGGAGGCCTCGCGCAAGCTTCGTTATAACGCCCGGCGCACCATGTCGGTGGCCCAAAGGCTATACGAGGGTTTGGATGTGGGTGAAGAGGGACCGGTGGGTCTTATAACCTATATGAGGACTGACTCCACCAGGGTATCCGCCGAAGCCATCACCGACGTGCGCGGCTTCATCGAAAAAGAATTCGGCGGCCAATACATGCCCGCCAGCCCCAACGTTTACAAGACCGGGAAATCGGCGCAGGACGCCCACGAGGCCATCCGCCCCACCTCGGTGGAGCGGACGCCGGAGAAGATGAAAAAACATCTTTCGAAGGAAGACCTGGCCATATATGAATTGATATGGAAACGGTTCGTGGCCTCGCAGATGGCCCAGGCCGTGTTCGACGTGACTTCGGTGGACATCACCGCCGGGGAGTACACTATGCGGGCCACCGGCTCCATAATGAAATTCGCCGGGTTCCTGAAGGTTTACGAGGAGACCAAAGAGAACGCGGATGAAAGCGCTGACGATTCGGACAAACGCCTCCCGGCGGACCTGGCCGAGGGCCAGCGGCTGAAACTTGCGGAGCTTAAGGAGAACCAGCATTTTACCCAACCGCCGCCAAGATACACCGAAGCGTCGCTTATCCGGGAGCTGGAGGAGCGGGGCATCGGCAGGCCGTCCACCTACGCGGGCATCGTGGGCGTCATCCAGGAGAGGGAATACTGCCAGGCGGAGGACCGCAAGCTTATCCCTTCGGAGTTGGGCATACTGGTTACCGACCTTCTGGTGGAGAATTTCCCCGACATAATAAACGTGGAGTTCACCGCCCAGATGGAGAACGAGCTGGACCAGGTGGAAGATGGCCAGAAAAATTGGACCCTGGCGCTGGACGATTTTTACAAGCCCTTTGAAGCGGACCTGAACAAGGCGCGCGAACAGATGCGCAACGTGAAGGCCGAAGCCGAAGTGACGGAATTTGTCTGCGACAACTGCGGCAAACCCATGGTGATAAAGTTCGGACGGTTCGGAAAATTCCTGGCTTGCTCCGGCTACCCGGAATGCAAAACCACCAAGAAACTGGACGCCAGCGGAATCCCGATGGAGAAAAAAGAGGCGCCGCCAGACGAGCCGACGGATTTGAAATGCGAGAAGTGCGGATCCCCCATGGTGATAAAGACCGGCAGGTTCGGACGGTACATGGCATGCTCCCGCTATCCGGAGTGCAAGACCACAAAGCAAATAGGCATAGGCATTAAATGCCCCAAGCCGGATTGCGGCGGCGAGCTTACCCGCAAACGCACCAAGACCGGAAAGACCTTCTACGGTTGCGATAATTATCCCAAGTGCGATTTCGCCACATGGGACGAGCCGGTGGCCGAGGCCTGCCCGGATTGCAAGCACCCCTTCCTCGTGAAAAAATCGTTAAAGTCGGGCGTATTCCTCAAATGCCCCAACAAGGAATGCGGCTACAAGAAACAGCTGGAAGAAGAGCCTTCCAGGTAG
- the dprA gene encoding DNA-protecting protein DprA produces the protein MPGDDRDYRIALNAVPFIGPVIFHRLVAAFGSAMEVFQTPVARLAEVEGVSEALAKKISGTDPLKVSARETQMAEKLGASINLLGEDGYPKPLENIYSPPPVLSIAGDWREEDELAIGVVGTRAPTSYGKMMAEKLAGALAELGVMVVSGLARGVDGLAHRGAMNAGGRTAAVLGCGLNIYYPAEHRDIQKKIPDTGAVISQFPFIAGPDKIHFPMRNRVVSGLCLGVLVIEAAEKSGALITAYAALDDNRDVFALPGPVNSPKSEGPNRLIKKGHAKLVQSVEDILEELPEYVLGKLKARQAQLPLETPIPLTPEEQMALEAMDHTERHIDIIAQSSGLPTPMLSAILLTLELKGKVKQMPGKLFMLA, from the coding sequence ATGCCAGGTGATGACCGCGACTACCGCATAGCGTTGAACGCAGTGCCGTTCATCGGGCCTGTGATATTCCACCGGCTCGTGGCGGCGTTCGGCTCGGCCATGGAGGTTTTTCAAACTCCAGTGGCGCGGCTTGCCGAAGTGGAGGGGGTGTCCGAGGCGCTGGCGAAAAAAATCAGCGGGACAGACCCTTTGAAAGTCTCCGCCAGGGAAACCCAAATGGCCGAAAAGCTGGGCGCCAGCATCAACCTGCTCGGTGAAGATGGTTACCCAAAACCTCTGGAGAACATTTATTCCCCCCCGCCCGTGTTATCCATCGCCGGGGATTGGCGGGAGGAGGACGAGCTTGCGATAGGCGTGGTGGGGACGCGCGCGCCCACAAGCTACGGCAAGATGATGGCCGAAAAACTGGCAGGAGCCCTGGCGGAACTTGGCGTAATGGTGGTGTCGGGGCTGGCGAGGGGGGTGGATGGCCTGGCGCACCGGGGCGCAATGAACGCCGGGGGAAGGACGGCGGCGGTGCTGGGATGCGGGCTGAACATATATTACCCGGCCGAGCACCGGGACATTCAGAAGAAGATACCCGACACCGGAGCCGTGATAAGCCAGTTTCCATTCATCGCCGGGCCGGACAAGATACATTTCCCCATGCGCAACCGGGTTGTCAGCGGATTATGTCTCGGGGTGCTGGTTATAGAGGCCGCCGAGAAAAGTGGAGCGTTGATAACTGCCTACGCCGCTTTGGATGACAACCGGGACGTGTTCGCCCTGCCCGGCCCGGTGAACTCTCCGAAAAGCGAAGGCCCCAACCGCCTCATTAAGAAAGGGCACGCTAAGCTGGTCCAGTCGGTGGAAGATATCCTTGAGGAATTGCCCGAGTATGTATTGGGAAAACTGAAGGCCCGGCAAGCCCAACTGCCCCTGGAAACCCCCATTCCCCTTACGCCGGAGGAGCAAATGGCATTGGAGGCCATGGACCATACCGAACGGCATATTGACATAATCGCCCAGTCCAGCGGTTTGCCAACCCCAATGCTGTCTGCTATACTTCTCACCCTTGAACTGAAGGGCAAGGTGAAACAGATGCCCGGCAAGCTTTTCATGCTTGCGTAA
- the glnE gene encoding bifunctional [glutamate--ammonia ligase]-adenylyl-L-tyrosine phosphorylase/[glutamate--ammonia-ligase] adenylyltransferase, with protein MTPEEIVLSSADPDTVASGFNRLFETRPQLASFPEIFTPLAGLFAGSDYLTNYILARPNDLDWLTTGEILLSSRGKESMQGHIEMLLTAMEPMPALRRFKHRELARIAARELAGLCEVTEALAEWSTVADIAIDTAITIAETKFLKLHGQPFYTPFEGKEELPARFACLGMGKLGGEELNISSDVDLIYVHSSNNGSTTGKEDGSAITPLHQHFVMVAREVTRLLGESTEDGSVFRVDLDLRPEGTRGEITNSIGAMEVYYESWGQQWERQALLKARVCGGSKQVGDETLRRLYPFMYRKYLDQRAIDEIAAMKGKIDLQLQSKKGVRNAERNIKLGHGGIREIEFVTQAMQLLYAARYPELRTQNTLKALDACRTLGLLSAPHHRDLRESYLFYRRLENRIQYHQLLQTHSMPEYPERLKVLGKLMGFDSEDPAATLLEETKKRQKRVRNIFDLFFKKEEEKKAADSFPAPTDDVETITAWLDSLSFDKPEESARALNTLRNGKPFTHPSERSRLAFDRFGPEIIREAQATPWPDHVLVGFERFVEARGGRDMLYELLDETRPIIKLLSAIFSQSERLTATLIRQPDVLDRMLVADPLERPADRFRYRGEFRSALDGGGTAENKMSSLNMFRSAESLRLGLRRLLGLSDRFELMEGLTKLAEEFLKASFSLAAFETGCGEKGWAVLAAGKLGRREMNYGSDMDLIVFVDDREMDRAGVTLLTQHAIRLCGAYTPYGSGYALDMRLRPYGEKGELVPSINAAEEYYGGKADAWERLALVGARPIAGDEAVGAMVMETMDRFITHPPLTPQESARIAEIRERIADEKVRTGAVDIKFGRGGLIEIEFILQWLALEEPSLGSPPEKEEPFTMSTLARARARKIISAQDTVELEKAYVLYRSLEDALRMDREQALNVIPLDVAALRRLARMVALPGVGPERLLGEVKETMAKVRAVYLDFVSQRAQ; from the coding sequence ATGACACCGGAAGAAATCGTCCTATCATCAGCCGATCCGGACACCGTGGCCTCCGGGTTCAACCGGCTTTTTGAAACAAGGCCCCAACTGGCCTCCTTCCCGGAAATTTTCACTCCGCTGGCCGGGTTGTTCGCCGGAAGCGATTACCTTACCAACTACATCCTTGCCCGGCCCAATGACCTGGACTGGCTCACCACCGGGGAGATTCTGCTTTCGTCACGAGGCAAAGAATCCATGCAGGGGCATATCGAAATGCTACTGACGGCAATGGAGCCAATGCCCGCCCTGCGAAGGTTCAAGCACCGGGAACTGGCCCGCATCGCCGCCCGGGAACTGGCGGGCCTGTGCGAAGTCACCGAGGCGCTGGCCGAATGGTCCACCGTGGCCGACATCGCCATAGACACCGCCATAACAATCGCCGAAACGAAGTTTCTTAAGCTTCATGGCCAGCCTTTTTATACCCCTTTTGAGGGGAAAGAGGAGCTTCCGGCCAGATTCGCCTGCCTGGGCATGGGGAAGCTGGGCGGTGAGGAGTTGAACATATCGTCGGACGTGGATCTTATATATGTACATTCGTCGAACAACGGCTCCACCACCGGCAAAGAGGATGGCTCCGCCATCACGCCCCTCCACCAGCATTTTGTAATGGTGGCGCGGGAGGTGACCAGGCTGTTGGGGGAATCCACCGAGGATGGCTCCGTTTTCCGGGTGGACCTGGACCTGCGCCCGGAAGGGACCCGGGGGGAGATTACAAACTCCATAGGGGCCATGGAGGTTTATTACGAGTCATGGGGCCAGCAATGGGAGCGCCAGGCCTTGTTAAAGGCCCGGGTTTGCGGCGGCTCAAAACAAGTGGGCGATGAGACCCTCCGCAGGCTCTACCCGTTCATGTACAGGAAATACCTGGACCAGCGCGCCATAGATGAAATCGCCGCCATGAAAGGCAAGATAGATCTTCAGCTTCAGTCGAAAAAAGGGGTAAGAAACGCCGAAAGGAACATAAAGCTCGGCCATGGCGGCATCCGGGAGATAGAGTTTGTGACCCAGGCCATGCAGTTGCTTTACGCGGCGCGTTATCCGGAACTGAGGACGCAGAATACGCTAAAAGCCCTGGACGCGTGCCGGACCCTGGGGCTTCTCTCCGCTCCACATCACCGGGACTTGAGGGAATCATATCTATTCTACAGGCGGCTGGAGAACCGTATCCAGTATCATCAGTTGCTCCAGACCCATTCCATGCCTGAATACCCCGAGCGGCTCAAAGTACTTGGCAAGCTGATGGGTTTTGACTCTGAGGATCCGGCGGCCACGCTATTGGAAGAGACCAAAAAACGCCAAAAACGGGTGCGGAACATCTTTGACTTGTTTTTCAAGAAGGAAGAGGAAAAAAAGGCGGCGGACTCTTTCCCGGCCCCCACCGATGATGTTGAGACCATCACCGCATGGCTGGATTCCTTGAGCTTCGACAAACCTGAAGAATCGGCCCGGGCGCTGAACACCTTGCGTAACGGCAAACCCTTCACCCATCCGTCTGAAAGGAGCAGGCTGGCTTTCGACAGGTTCGGGCCGGAGATAATAAGGGAAGCCCAGGCTACCCCATGGCCCGACCATGTGCTTGTGGGTTTCGAGCGTTTCGTGGAGGCAAGGGGCGGGCGCGACATGCTATATGAGCTTCTGGACGAGACCAGACCCATAATAAAACTCCTGTCGGCCATCTTCTCCCAATCGGAGCGGCTCACGGCCACACTCATCCGCCAGCCCGATGTTCTAGACCGCATGCTGGTGGCCGACCCATTGGAAAGGCCCGCCGACAGGTTCCGTTACCGGGGGGAGTTCCGCTCGGCGCTGGATGGCGGCGGAACCGCCGAAAACAAAATGTCGTCACTGAACATGTTCCGCTCCGCCGAAAGCCTGCGGCTGGGTTTGCGCAGGTTATTGGGCTTATCGGACAGGTTCGAGCTGATGGAGGGTCTTACAAAACTTGCCGAGGAGTTTTTGAAGGCCTCATTCTCCCTGGCGGCCTTTGAAACCGGTTGCGGCGAAAAGGGCTGGGCTGTTCTGGCGGCGGGAAAACTGGGCCGCCGGGAGATGAACTACGGGTCGGACATGGACCTTATAGTGTTCGTGGACGACCGGGAAATGGACAGGGCCGGGGTAACGTTATTGACTCAACATGCTATCAGGCTTTGCGGGGCATATACTCCATACGGTTCCGGATACGCGCTGGACATGCGTCTGCGCCCCTATGGCGAGAAAGGAGAGCTTGTGCCCTCCATCAACGCGGCGGAAGAATATTACGGCGGCAAAGCCGACGCGTGGGAACGGCTGGCGCTGGTGGGCGCCCGCCCCATCGCCGGAGATGAGGCTGTGGGGGCCATGGTGATGGAAACGATGGACAGGTTTATAACTCACCCACCCCTTACCCCGCAGGAATCGGCCCGCATTGCCGAGATCCGGGAACGCATAGCCGACGAAAAGGTGAGGACTGGCGCGGTGGACATAAAGTTCGGCCGGGGCGGGCTGATTGAAATAGAGTTCATCCTGCAATGGCTGGCGCTGGAGGAACCGTCGCTGGGCTCCCCGCCGGAGAAGGAAGAGCCGTTCACCATGTCCACCCTGGCAAGGGCTAGAGCCCGCAAAATCATTTCCGCCCAAGACACCGTGGAGCTGGAAAAAGCGTATGTCCTATACCGCTCCCTGGAAGACGCTTTGAGGATGGACCGGGAACAGGCGTTAAATGTGATCCCGCTGGATGTTGCGGCGTTGCGGCGGCTGGCGCGGATGGTTGCTCTTCCCGGCGTGGGGCCTGAAAGGTTGTTGGGGGAGGTAAAGGAGACCATGGCGAAAGTAAGGGCGGTTTATCTGGATTTTGTCTCGCAACGGGCGCAATAA
- a CDS encoding sigma-54-dependent Fis family transcriptional regulator, which translates to MAEEKFNRILVVDDESSLRFVLSRGLTRKGYVVDAASTVAEAGEFLNEYPYFLAFVDIMMPDGSGLDLLESIKRRPNAPSVVVMTAEATMKNAIEAMQKGAFDYLTKPFDLNEVALLAQRVGEYRKMAGELAQLKSAEPVKSSPDEIIGRAPSMQDVFKLIGRAANSDATVLITGPTGSGKELVARALHQNSARAREPFITVNCAAIPHDLLESELFGHVKGAFTGAVEDQKGKFLAANGGAILLDEVGEMPLSLQAKMLRVLQEREFYPVGATRPVKIDVRVIASTNRNLATEVAEGKFREDLYHRLNVVRIALPPLSERLPDIPALARHFLSKIARTFNEKQKMLAPAAMDALTRYNWPGNVRELENVIRRGALMAPGDTITVEDLPPEITGAKDGRKPEESLSRLTMELMESAPEGQVYDTVISLVEKTLIEHALKKADGVQTHAAKLLGVNRNTLMKKIGEYHIKAEE; encoded by the coding sequence ATGGCTGAAGAAAAGTTTAACCGGATACTGGTGGTGGACGACGAAAGCAGTCTGCGTTTCGTGCTTTCCCGTGGGTTGACCCGCAAAGGATACGTGGTGGACGCCGCCTCCACCGTGGCCGAAGCCGGTGAATTTCTCAACGAATATCCCTATTTCCTGGCCTTTGTGGACATTATGATGCCAGACGGCTCGGGGTTGGACCTGCTGGAGAGCATCAAGCGGCGGCCCAACGCCCCGTCTGTGGTGGTGATGACCGCCGAGGCCACCATGAAAAACGCCATAGAGGCCATGCAGAAAGGGGCGTTCGATTACTTGACGAAACCTTTCGACCTGAACGAGGTTGCCCTGCTGGCCCAGAGGGTGGGCGAGTATCGCAAAATGGCCGGGGAGCTGGCCCAGCTAAAGTCCGCGGAGCCGGTAAAATCGTCGCCGGACGAAATAATCGGCCGGGCTCCTTCCATGCAGGACGTGTTCAAGCTTATCGGCCGGGCGGCCAATTCCGACGCCACGGTATTAATCACCGGCCCCACCGGCTCCGGTAAGGAACTGGTGGCCAGGGCGCTCCATCAAAACTCGGCCCGGGCGCGGGAGCCGTTCATCACGGTAAACTGCGCGGCCATCCCTCACGACCTTCTGGAGTCGGAGCTTTTCGGCCATGTTAAAGGGGCATTCACCGGCGCGGTGGAAGATCAAAAAGGGAAATTCCTGGCCGCAAACGGCGGGGCCATCCTGCTGGACGAGGTGGGGGAGATGCCCCTGTCTCTCCAGGCCAAGATGCTACGGGTACTGCAGGAGCGGGAGTTTTACCCGGTAGGCGCCACGCGCCCCGTAAAAATAGATGTAAGGGTGATAGCCTCCACCAACAGGAACCTGGCCACGGAAGTGGCCGAGGGGAAGTTCCGTGAAGACCTGTACCACCGTCTCAACGTTGTGCGGATAGCCCTGCCTCCCCTGTCTGAGCGGCTACCGGACATACCGGCGCTGGCCAGGCATTTTTTGTCCAAGATAGCCCGCACCTTTAACGAAAAACAGAAGATGCTGGCCCCGGCGGCCATGGATGCCCTTACGCGCTACAACTGGCCCGGAAACGTGAGGGAGCTTGAAAACGTCATCCGCCGGGGCGCCCTGATGGCCCCCGGAGACACCATCACCGTGGAAGACCTGCCGCCGGAGATCACCGGCGCCAAGGATGGCAGGAAACCGGAAGAGAGCCTTTCGCGGCTCACCATGGAACTTATGGAATCCGCCCCGGAAGGCCAGGTTTACGACACCGTGATAAGCCTTGTGGAGAAGACGCTTATAGAACACGCGCTAAAGAAGGCCGATGGCGTGCAGACCCACGCGGCAAAGCTTTTGGGCGTGAACCGGAACACGCTTATGAAAAAGATCGGGGAATACCATATCAAGGCCGAGGAGTGA
- a CDS encoding phosphoribosylformylglycinamidine cyclo-ligase has product MDDSVTYKTAGVDIDAGMESLRRIKKAAAATHNTSVLTGLGSFGSLFDMGATLKEFQEPVLVQSVDGVGTKLMVARMMGRYDTVGVDLVNHCCNDILCQGARGLTFLDYIAVDVLKPEQIEALVTGMAKACAANGVALVGGETAELPGVYAAGEYDLVGLITGVVDKSKIITGRDIKKGDVIIGLKSSGLHTNGYTLARKVLFDRMGFGVDSHHPELGTTVGEALLASHRDYSRPLLPVFEKRRVKGVAHITGGGLIDNVPRILPSNVDAVFKTSSWTVPALFRLIAQGGAVPKDDMYRSTNMGVGIILVVSPEEASAVAGDLKDAGEEPMFIGEIAEGSGATRLE; this is encoded by the coding sequence ATGGACGATTCGGTAACGTATAAAACCGCCGGGGTGGACATAGACGCGGGCATGGAAAGCCTGCGCAGGATTAAAAAAGCCGCCGCCGCCACCCACAATACTTCCGTGCTTACCGGGCTGGGCTCTTTCGGCTCCCTTTTCGATATGGGAGCCACGCTGAAAGAATTTCAAGAGCCGGTGCTGGTGCAGAGCGTGGACGGGGTTGGCACAAAGCTTATGGTGGCCCGCATGATGGGCCGGTACGACACCGTGGGCGTTGACCTGGTGAACCACTGTTGCAACGACATTCTCTGCCAGGGCGCGCGGGGGCTTACGTTCCTGGACTACATAGCGGTGGACGTGCTGAAGCCGGAACAGATAGAAGCGCTTGTAACCGGCATGGCCAAAGCCTGCGCCGCCAACGGCGTGGCCCTGGTGGGAGGGGAGACGGCGGAGCTTCCTGGAGTTTATGCCGCAGGGGAGTATGACCTGGTGGGGCTTATCACAGGGGTGGTTGATAAATCAAAAATAATCACCGGCAGGGACATAAAAAAAGGTGATGTGATAATCGGGCTTAAATCATCCGGCCTGCACACCAACGGCTACACCCTGGCCCGGAAAGTTTTATTCGACCGCATGGGATTTGGTGTGGACAGCCATCACCCCGAACTTGGAACGACGGTGGGGGAGGCCCTACTGGCTTCACATAGGGATTATTCCCGTCCTCTTCTTCCGGTTTTTGAAAAGCGCCGTGTGAAGGGTGTGGCCCACATCACCGGCGGCGGACTTATAGACAACGTGCCCAGGATTCTCCCATCCAATGTGGACGCGGTATTCAAAACCTCATCATGGACGGTTCCGGCGCTGTTCCGGCTCATAGCGCAGGGAGGGGCCGTTCCCAAGGATGACATGTACCGCTCCACGAACATGGGGGTGGGGATAATACTGGTGGTCTCGCCCGAAGAAGCTTCCGCCGTGGCTGGCGACCTGAAAGATGCGGGGGAAGAGCCGATGTTCATCGGGGAGATAGCCGAGGGAAGCGGCGCGACCCGGCTTGAGTAA
- a CDS encoding TlpA family protein disulfide reductase codes for MPSFKAPKLPGSPRLAAILGILALFVVVAVVAGTPYVRQGVENALLAESEAKPAEKVIDPPAPLFTLSDVNGRSVSLTDFRGKWVFINFWASWCGPCVVEMPLMEKLNQTMKNDPFVMLAISLDDAEPVKIRQFAKELGVSFSVLMDTANVAREYGVTSIPATFVVNPDGLVVAQAQGAREWDNPEMVKFFRDMMETAPKKD; via the coding sequence TTGCCTTCGTTCAAAGCCCCCAAATTGCCGGGTTCTCCGCGTCTGGCCGCCATACTTGGTATTTTAGCCCTGTTCGTGGTGGTAGCTGTTGTGGCCGGAACGCCATATGTGCGCCAAGGGGTGGAGAACGCTTTACTGGCCGAGTCGGAAGCCAAACCGGCGGAGAAAGTCATAGACCCTCCAGCCCCCCTGTTCACCCTTAGCGATGTGAACGGCAGGTCCGTTTCTTTAACGGACTTCAGGGGAAAATGGGTGTTCATTAATTTCTGGGCGTCCTGGTGCGGCCCCTGCGTTGTGGAAATGCCGCTCATGGAAAAACTGAACCAGACCATGAAGAACGACCCATTCGTGATGCTGGCCATCAGCCTGGACGACGCCGAACCCGTTAAAATCCGCCAGTTCGCGAAGGAATTGGGTGTGTCGTTCAGTGTGCTGATGGACACGGCCAATGTGGCCAGGGAATATGGCGTTACCAGCATACCCGCCACTTTTGTGGTAAATCCTGATGGATTGGTAGTGGCTCAGGCCCAGGGCGCCCGGGAGTGGGACAACCCGGAGATGGTCAAGTTCTTCCGGGACATGATGGAGACAGCCCCCAAGAAGGACTGA
- the sucC gene encoding ADP-forming succinate--CoA ligase subunit beta, whose translation MKIHEFQAKEILRNFGVPTPKGKVATRVEEIDAIVSELGLPVVVKAQIHAGGRGKAGGVKLAKTLEDARSIAKELIGKTLVTHQTGPEGREVKTLLVEEGMTIVRELYMGIVVDRETSRPCFMVSEEGGMEIEEVAAKTPEKIMKVWIDPAVGLMPSQARDMAFFLNLPQEVFKPGVDFILKLYKAFEAKDCSMAEINPLVITGDNRVLALDCKMNFDDNALFRQKDVVAYRDLNEEAELEIEASKYSLNYIKLDGNIGCMVNGAGLAMATMDIIKLAGGEPANFLDVGGGATEEQIENAFRIILADPHVKGIFINIFGGILRCDRLANGVVSAARKINVSAPVVIRMEGTNVAEGKKILEESGFNFIVAEGMRDGAAKAVAAIGAAVNA comes from the coding sequence ATGAAAATCCACGAGTTCCAGGCAAAAGAAATACTGAGAAATTTCGGCGTCCCCACGCCCAAGGGCAAAGTTGCCACACGGGTTGAGGAGATTGACGCGATTGTGAGCGAACTGGGCCTGCCGGTGGTGGTAAAGGCCCAGATTCACGCCGGTGGCCGTGGCAAAGCTGGTGGAGTGAAACTGGCTAAAACCCTGGAAGACGCCCGTTCCATAGCCAAAGAGCTGATAGGCAAAACCCTGGTGACCCATCAGACCGGCCCTGAAGGCCGCGAGGTTAAAACACTTCTGGTGGAAGAGGGGATGACCATAGTAAGGGAGCTTTACATGGGCATAGTGGTGGATCGTGAAACATCGCGCCCCTGTTTCATGGTCTCCGAAGAGGGTGGTATGGAGATAGAGGAAGTGGCCGCCAAAACCCCCGAAAAGATAATGAAAGTATGGATAGACCCGGCGGTGGGCCTTATGCCCAGCCAGGCGCGGGACATGGCTTTCTTCCTGAACCTGCCGCAAGAAGTTTTCAAACCGGGGGTGGATTTCATCCTGAAACTTTACAAGGCGTTCGAGGCTAAAGACTGCTCCATGGCCGAGATAAACCCCCTGGTCATCACCGGGGACAACCGGGTGCTAGCCCTGGACTGCAAGATGAATTTCGACGACAACGCCCTGTTCCGGCAGAAAGACGTGGTGGCCTACCGCGACCTCAACGAAGAGGCGGAGCTGGAGATAGAGGCTTCCAAGTATTCCCTCAACTATATTAAGCTGGACGGCAACATAGGTTGCATGGTCAACGGCGCCGGGCTTGCCATGGCCACCATGGACATCATAAAGCTGGCCGGCGGCGAGCCCGCCAACTTCCTGGACGTGGGCGGCGGCGCCACGGAGGAACAGATAGAGAACGCCTTCCGCATAATTTTGGCCGACCCGCACGTTAAGGGCATCTTCATAAACATTTTCGGCGGCATCCTGCGGTGCGACAGGCTGGCCAACGGCGTGGTGAGCGCCGCCAGGAAGATAAACGTGTCGGCTCCGGTGGTTATCCGGATGGAAGGCACCAACGTGGCCGAAGGGAAAAAGATACTGGAAGAGAGCGGGTTTAACTTCATAGTGGCCGAAGGGATGCGCGATGGCGCGGCGAAAGCCGTGGCCGCCATCGGGGCCGCTGTTAACGCGTAG